One genomic window of Vicugna pacos chromosome 18, VicPac4, whole genome shotgun sequence includes the following:
- the C18H16orf54 gene encoding transmembrane protein C16orf54 homolog isoform X1 has product MDPLLLSLDCADSVSCASSPDPSLQMPPTPEQPSGHMEGPPASESAFWPLLPCGPCIPIMLALAALAAIFLLTTAVLAERLFRRSLRPDPSTYAPTLVWRPGGELWIEPMGTPRERSEDWYGSAVPLLMDRDPDPPTPGGTLEARATAPPALSTPNSPSSSSVPQIPPKVPAHSTFWRPPASGLVSWIEPEQRPEASVHLGSPQAQRQRPGSPDPEWGLQPRVTLEQISAFWRREGRTSVGF; this is encoded by the coding sequence ATGGACCCGCTGCTCCTCTCTCTAGATTGTGCCGACTCTGTCTCATGTGCTTCCTCTCCTGACCCGTCTCTCCAGATGCCTCCGACTCCAGAGCAGCCTTCTGGGCACATGGAGGGGCCTCCTGCATCGGAGTCAGCCTTTTGGCCCCTGTTGCCCTGCGGGCCCTGCATCCCCATCATGCTGGCCCTGGCTGCCCTGGCTGCCATCTTCCTCCTGACTACGGCCGTGTTGGCTGAACGCCTGTTTCGCCGCTCTCTCCGCCCAGACCCCAGCACTTATGCGCCCACCTTGGTCTGGCGCCCTGGAGGAGAGCTGTGGATCGAGCCCATGGGCACACCCAGAGAGCGCTCTGAGGACTGGTATGGCTCAGCGGTTCCCCTGCTGATGGACCGGGACCCAgaccctcccaccccaggggGCACCTTGGAGGCACGAGCTACAGCCCCACCTGCTCTGTCAACCCCAAACTCTCCTTCCAGTTCCTCAGTCCCCCAGATCCCACCCAAGGTCCCAGCCCATAGCACCTTCTGGAGGCCCCCCGCCTCAGGCCTGGTGAGCTGGATAGAGCCTGAACAGAGGCCAGAAGCCAGTGTGCATCTAGGGAGCCCCCAGGCCCAGAGACAGCGGCCAGGAAGCCCTGATCCTGAGTGGGGCCTCCAGCCTCGGGTCACCCTGGAGCAGATCTCAGCTTTCTGGAGGCGTGAAGGCCGGACCAGCGTGGGTTTCTGA
- the QPRT gene encoding nicotinate-nucleotide pyrophosphorylase [carboxylating] isoform X2 has product MDPEGLALLLPPATLAALADSWLREDCPALNHVALVTGAAPAQAVLWAKSPGMLAGRPFFDAIFAQVNCQVSWFLPEGSKLVPVAKVAEVRGPAHCLLLGERVALNTLARCSGIASTAAAAVEMARGTGWTGHVAGTRKTTPGFRLVEKYGLLVGGAASHRYNLEGLVMVKDNHVVAAGGVEKAVRGARQAADFALKVEVECGSLQEAVAAAEAGADLVLLDNFRPEELHPTAKALKARFPRVGVEASGGVTLSNLPQFCGPHIDVISLGMLTQAAPALDFSLKLCAEGAIRVPETHRS; this is encoded by the exons GCCTTGCGCTCCTGCTGCCCCCTGCCACTCTGGCCGCCCTGGCAGACAGCTGGCTCCGGGAGGACTGCCCGGCCCTCAACCACGTGGCATTGGTCACAGGGGCAGCCCCTGCGCAGGCGGTGCTGTGGGCCAAGTCCCCTGGGATGCTGGCTGGGAGGCCTTTCTTTGATGCCATCTTTGCCCAAGTCAACTGCCAGGTCTCCTGGTTCCTCCCCGAGGGATCAAAACTGGTGCCTGTGGCCAAGGTGGCTGAGGTCCGGGGCCCTGCCCACTGCCTGCTGCTGGGAGAGCGGGTGGCCCTTAACACACTGGCCCGTTGCAGCGGCATTGCTAGCACTGCCGCCGCGGCTGTGGAGATGGCCAGGGGGACCGGCTGGACTGGGCACGTGGCTGGCACGAGGAAGACCACGCCAGGCTTCCGGTTGGTGGAGAAGTATGGGCTCCTAGTGGGCGGGGCTGCCTCCCACCGCTACAACCTGGAAGGGCTGGTGATGGTGAAGGACAACCACGTTGTGGCAGCCGGTGGTGTGGAAAAG GCGGTGCGGGGCGCCCGGCAGGCGGCCGACTTCGCCCTGAAGGTGGAGGTGGAGTGCGGCAGCCTGCAAGAGGCTGTGGCAGCGGCCGAGGCCGGAGCGGACCTCGTCCTGCTGGACAACTTCAGGCCTGAG GAGCTGCACCCCACGGCCAAGGCGCTGAAGGCCCGGTTCCCGCGTGTGGGCGTGGAGGCCAGCGGGGGGGTCACTCTGAGCAACCTTCCTCAGTTCTGTGGGCCCCACATCGACGTCATCTCTTTGGGGATGCTGACCCAGGCTGCCCCGGCCCTCGATTTCTCCCTCAAGCTGTGTGCTGAAGGGGCCATTCGGGTACCCGAAACCCACCGGTCCTAA
- the C18H16orf54 gene encoding transmembrane protein C16orf54 homolog isoform X2, translating to MPPTPEQPSGHMEGPPASESAFWPLLPCGPCIPIMLALAALAAIFLLTTAVLAERLFRRSLRPDPSTYAPTLVWRPGGELWIEPMGTPRERSEDWYGSAVPLLMDRDPDPPTPGGTLEARATAPPALSTPNSPSSSSVPQIPPKVPAHSTFWRPPASGLVSWIEPEQRPEASVHLGSPQAQRQRPGSPDPEWGLQPRVTLEQISAFWRREGRTSVGF from the coding sequence ATGCCTCCGACTCCAGAGCAGCCTTCTGGGCACATGGAGGGGCCTCCTGCATCGGAGTCAGCCTTTTGGCCCCTGTTGCCCTGCGGGCCCTGCATCCCCATCATGCTGGCCCTGGCTGCCCTGGCTGCCATCTTCCTCCTGACTACGGCCGTGTTGGCTGAACGCCTGTTTCGCCGCTCTCTCCGCCCAGACCCCAGCACTTATGCGCCCACCTTGGTCTGGCGCCCTGGAGGAGAGCTGTGGATCGAGCCCATGGGCACACCCAGAGAGCGCTCTGAGGACTGGTATGGCTCAGCGGTTCCCCTGCTGATGGACCGGGACCCAgaccctcccaccccaggggGCACCTTGGAGGCACGAGCTACAGCCCCACCTGCTCTGTCAACCCCAAACTCTCCTTCCAGTTCCTCAGTCCCCCAGATCCCACCCAAGGTCCCAGCCCATAGCACCTTCTGGAGGCCCCCCGCCTCAGGCCTGGTGAGCTGGATAGAGCCTGAACAGAGGCCAGAAGCCAGTGTGCATCTAGGGAGCCCCCAGGCCCAGAGACAGCGGCCAGGAAGCCCTGATCCTGAGTGGGGCCTCCAGCCTCGGGTCACCCTGGAGCAGATCTCAGCTTTCTGGAGGCGTGAAGGCCGGACCAGCGTGGGTTTCTGA
- the QPRT gene encoding nicotinate-nucleotide pyrophosphorylase [carboxylating] isoform X1 — translation MDSNSMSPFESGFFTSEMHAYCLALLLPPATLAALADSWLREDCPALNHVALVTGAAPAQAVLWAKSPGMLAGRPFFDAIFAQVNCQVSWFLPEGSKLVPVAKVAEVRGPAHCLLLGERVALNTLARCSGIASTAAAAVEMARGTGWTGHVAGTRKTTPGFRLVEKYGLLVGGAASHRYNLEGLVMVKDNHVVAAGGVEKAVRGARQAADFALKVEVECGSLQEAVAAAEAGADLVLLDNFRPEELHPTAKALKARFPRVGVEASGGVTLSNLPQFCGPHIDVISLGMLTQAAPALDFSLKLCAEGAIRVPETHRS, via the exons ATGGACTCAAACAGCATGTCGCCTTTTGAATCTGGCTTCTTTACTTCTGAGATGCATGCCTATT GCCTTGCGCTCCTGCTGCCCCCTGCCACTCTGGCCGCCCTGGCAGACAGCTGGCTCCGGGAGGACTGCCCGGCCCTCAACCACGTGGCATTGGTCACAGGGGCAGCCCCTGCGCAGGCGGTGCTGTGGGCCAAGTCCCCTGGGATGCTGGCTGGGAGGCCTTTCTTTGATGCCATCTTTGCCCAAGTCAACTGCCAGGTCTCCTGGTTCCTCCCCGAGGGATCAAAACTGGTGCCTGTGGCCAAGGTGGCTGAGGTCCGGGGCCCTGCCCACTGCCTGCTGCTGGGAGAGCGGGTGGCCCTTAACACACTGGCCCGTTGCAGCGGCATTGCTAGCACTGCCGCCGCGGCTGTGGAGATGGCCAGGGGGACCGGCTGGACTGGGCACGTGGCTGGCACGAGGAAGACCACGCCAGGCTTCCGGTTGGTGGAGAAGTATGGGCTCCTAGTGGGCGGGGCTGCCTCCCACCGCTACAACCTGGAAGGGCTGGTGATGGTGAAGGACAACCACGTTGTGGCAGCCGGTGGTGTGGAAAAG GCGGTGCGGGGCGCCCGGCAGGCGGCCGACTTCGCCCTGAAGGTGGAGGTGGAGTGCGGCAGCCTGCAAGAGGCTGTGGCAGCGGCCGAGGCCGGAGCGGACCTCGTCCTGCTGGACAACTTCAGGCCTGAG GAGCTGCACCCCACGGCCAAGGCGCTGAAGGCCCGGTTCCCGCGTGTGGGCGTGGAGGCCAGCGGGGGGGTCACTCTGAGCAACCTTCCTCAGTTCTGTGGGCCCCACATCGACGTCATCTCTTTGGGGATGCTGACCCAGGCTGCCCCGGCCCTCGATTTCTCCCTCAAGCTGTGTGCTGAAGGGGCCATTCGGGTACCCGAAACCCACCGGTCCTAA